A single region of the Diadema setosum chromosome 14, eeDiaSeto1, whole genome shotgun sequence genome encodes:
- the LOC140237495 gene encoding uncharacterized protein produces MEKSEIDALKEKVAELEAKLEGERDDTKDQASASTTTGIQPIFLTQGRRLEVFKGKPVKPGDPTVQDWIIDMKSQLAVRNLGTSEQAAFVRDHLGGNARREILGRGDAVAEDVKEIFATLEKVFGSGDSLPVLLQKFFSYQQAPAEGLLECSLQLVTLYDRICFLDSSYKGSKTETLKGRLAETVCDEGLRRELRRLNTESPDLDFFELRDRALNWFGLSRKPKAATLQETSTSEKASILDIRKRQGDLLEKQQRQIEALTAERSSRPRITCYYCGKTGHIQRQCKKRMADLNQANEGQAITKQPASQTPAGAPKE; encoded by the coding sequence ATGGAGAAATCGGAGATTGACGCCCTGAAGGAGAAGGTGGCGGAGCTGGAAGCCAAGCTTGAGGGAGAACGGGATGACACCAAGGACCAAGCCTCAGCAAGCACAACTACCGGCATCCAGCCCATCTTCTTGACACAAGGAAGGCGGCTGGAAGTCTTCAAAGGGAAACCGGTGAAACCAGGAGATCCAACCGTCCAGGACTGGATCATAGACATGAAAAGCCAGCTTGCTGTCCGGAACTTGGGTACTTCAGAGCAGGCTGCTTTCGTCCGTGATCACCTAGGAGGGAACGCCCGGAGGGAGATCCTTGGTCGTGGTGATGCTGTAGCCGAGGACGTGAAGGAGATCTTCGCTACTCTGGAGAAGGTCTTCGGGAGTGGGGACTCTCTTCCGGTTCTACTCCAGAAGTTCTTCAGCTACCAGCAGGCTCCAGCAGAGGGACTGCTGGAATGCTCACTCCAACTGGTGACCCTCTATGACCGCATATGCTTCCTGGACAGCTCCTACAAGGGCAGCAAGACGGAAACTCTAAAGGGACGGCTGGCGGAGACTGTTTGTGATGAGGGGTTGCGGCGAGAGCTCAGACGACTGAACACCGAGTCTCCCGACCTCGACTTCTTTGAACTCCGAGACCGTGCCCTAAATTGGTTTGGGCTGTCGAGGAAACCTAAGGCAGCCACCTTGCAGGAGACCTCGACGAGCGAAAAGGCAAGCATCCTGGATATCCGGAAGAGGCAGGGCGACCTTCTGGAAAAGCAGCAACGTCAGATTGAGGCATTGACTGCTGAACGTTCCAGCCGACCAAGGATCACCTGTTACTACTGCGGGAAGACTGGCCACATTCAACGTCAGTGCAAGAAGAGGATGGCAGACTTGAATCAGGCCAATGAGGGTCAAGCTATCACCAAGCAACCGGCGTCGCAAACCCCAGCTGGGGCGCCAAAAGAGTAA